The proteins below are encoded in one region of Gemmatimonas sp.:
- a CDS encoding heparan-alpha-glucosaminide N-acetyltransferase domain-containing protein translates to MTDETRKRADAIDVLRGLVIVIMVLDHAREYARGPGVADPMVLEGISPLLFWMRWVTHFCAPVFTLLAGMSVGLQARAGAPMPAWQWTTITRGLVLIALEFTVIQFAWTFSFVWPLRYAQVIWGIGVSLIVLGLLQRVPAQARVVVGLLCVAGHNALDAWHPTSPPWLHWSWAILHDRQVMPLWGDAAVRTSYPVLPMIGLVLLGEALGRWYRTVAPAQRAVWLMRGGAAMIALFVVLRSSNVYGDLHVATYGASLAGNVMAALNTTKYPMSLSFVLMTVGPALLLLAWWDRGTPAWTAPLRTLGQVPMFLYLAHLYFLHAAGLLMALAAGYPWSAFDFRATITGIPAEFSYPLWLTFPFVAVTLAVLYRPAQWYARVRASKRYPITRYL, encoded by the coding sequence GTGACTGACGAGACCCGGAAGCGCGCAGACGCCATCGACGTCCTGCGCGGGCTGGTCATCGTGATCATGGTGCTCGATCATGCGCGCGAATATGCGCGGGGGCCAGGCGTTGCCGATCCGATGGTGCTGGAGGGGATCTCGCCGCTGCTGTTCTGGATGCGCTGGGTCACGCACTTCTGCGCCCCGGTGTTCACCCTGCTGGCCGGCATGTCCGTGGGGCTTCAGGCGCGGGCTGGCGCGCCGATGCCGGCTTGGCAGTGGACAACGATCACGCGCGGACTTGTTCTCATCGCGCTCGAGTTCACCGTCATCCAGTTCGCGTGGACCTTCTCGTTCGTCTGGCCGTTGCGCTACGCGCAGGTGATCTGGGGGATCGGCGTGAGCCTGATCGTGCTCGGCCTCCTGCAGCGGGTGCCCGCGCAGGCACGGGTCGTCGTGGGTCTGCTTTGTGTGGCAGGGCATAACGCGCTGGACGCGTGGCATCCCACTTCGCCCCCGTGGCTGCATTGGAGCTGGGCCATTCTGCACGATCGCCAGGTGATGCCGTTGTGGGGGGATGCGGCCGTTCGTACATCGTACCCCGTGCTGCCCATGATCGGGCTGGTGCTGCTCGGCGAGGCGCTTGGCCGCTGGTACCGCACGGTGGCCCCGGCGCAGCGTGCCGTGTGGCTGATGCGCGGCGGCGCCGCCATGATCGCGCTCTTCGTGGTGCTGCGCAGCAGCAATGTGTACGGCGATCTGCATGTGGCCACGTACGGCGCGAGCCTGGCCGGTAACGTGATGGCGGCATTGAACACCACGAAGTACCCCATGTCGCTCAGCTTCGTGCTCATGACCGTGGGACCGGCGCTGTTGCTGCTGGCATGGTGGGACCGCGGCACGCCGGCCTGGACGGCGCCGCTGCGCACGCTCGGGCAGGTCCCCATGTTCCTGTACCTGGCGCATCTGTACTTCCTGCATGCGGCCGGGTTGCTGATGGCGCTCGCGGCCGGGTATCCGTGGTCAGCCTTCGACTTTCGCGCAACCATTACCGGCATCCCGGCGGAGTTCAGCTACCCGCTCTGGCTGACCTTTCCGTTCGTGGCCGTGACGCTCGCCGTGCTGTACCGGCCGGCCCAGTGGTACGCGCGCGTGCGGGCGTCCAAGCGGTACCCCATTACCCGCTATCTCTAG
- a CDS encoding cytochrome c — protein sequence MRHASAAARTVAVAGLLFGSAMTACTDSTPEAAPADPTYGLGHAPAPAALAAIDIDVDPTGRGLPVGSGSVTSGAVVYAAQCASCHGARGEGIAPSPALVGRTPDVGYDFSKGERAPRTIGNYWPYATTVFDYVRRAMPLSSPGSLTANETYGVVAWLLHQNGIIDSTAVMDATSLPAVTMPARRIFVPDDRPGGPAFR from the coding sequence ATGCGCCACGCGTCTGCTGCCGCTCGTACCGTTGCCGTGGCTGGCCTGCTGTTCGGCTCAGCCATGACCGCCTGCACCGACTCCACCCCAGAGGCGGCACCGGCCGACCCCACCTACGGCCTGGGCCATGCACCGGCACCGGCTGCGCTCGCGGCCATCGACATCGATGTCGACCCCACGGGACGTGGACTGCCTGTGGGCTCGGGAAGCGTGACCAGCGGGGCCGTGGTGTACGCGGCGCAGTGCGCCTCGTGCCATGGCGCACGCGGCGAGGGCATCGCCCCATCGCCGGCCCTGGTGGGACGCACCCCCGATGTGGGCTACGACTTCTCCAAGGGCGAGCGCGCGCCGCGCACTATCGGCAACTACTGGCCGTACGCCACCACGGTGTTCGACTATGTGCGCCGGGCCATGCCGCTATCGTCGCCGGGGTCGCTGACCGCCAACGAGACGTACGGCGTGGTTGCCTGGCTCTTGCACCAGAACGGCATCATCGACTCGACCGCCGTGATGGACGCGACGAGCCTGCCGGCCGTGACCATGCCGGCGCGTCGCATCTTCGTGCCTGACGATCGCCCCGGCGGCCCGGCATTCCGCTGA
- a CDS encoding efflux RND transporter periplasmic adaptor subunit produces the protein MIVASRPSRRRQGRVLFVVLAVLFLGLLAAGALPRLAQSKAREAERSQVNAAPTVFTETVRADTTSTPLELPASVTGLHETPIFARANGFVRSLRVDIGSTVRAGDTLLVLDMPEVREQARQAAAVVEQAEAGAALAATTLKRWQSLAQQGVVTPQELDERQAQANVADAALRGARANVASLREVLRFGAVLAPFAGVVSARTVDLGALVVAGAAAAARPLLTLIQTDTLRVMLQVPQSAASRVRAGLPVRVMVRETGDSAITGVVARTAGAIDPATRTLLTEVHVINRTRRLLPGMFAQVAFIVPVGAPTLRIPAIALIVRGEGTLVARVQDNVVQLVPVTLGRDFGTSVEVLDGVAAGDALVVNPVESLSDGLRVRAIARGAGKTGSDAAR, from the coding sequence ATGATCGTTGCCTCACGTCCTTCCCGGCGGCGGCAGGGCCGGGTCCTGTTCGTCGTGCTGGCTGTGCTCTTCCTCGGGTTGCTGGCAGCCGGTGCCCTGCCCCGCCTGGCACAGTCGAAAGCGCGTGAGGCCGAACGGAGCCAGGTGAACGCCGCGCCAACAGTGTTCACGGAAACCGTGCGCGCCGACACCACCAGCACGCCACTCGAATTGCCGGCGTCGGTGACCGGGTTGCACGAAACCCCCATCTTCGCGCGCGCCAATGGCTTCGTCCGCTCCCTGCGCGTGGATATCGGCTCCACCGTGCGCGCCGGGGACACGCTGCTCGTGCTCGACATGCCCGAAGTGCGTGAGCAGGCGCGTCAGGCGGCCGCCGTGGTCGAGCAGGCGGAAGCGGGCGCGGCGCTGGCCGCCACGACGCTCAAGCGCTGGCAGTCGCTGGCGCAGCAGGGGGTCGTCACGCCGCAGGAGCTGGACGAACGACAGGCCCAGGCCAACGTGGCCGATGCGGCGCTGCGCGGGGCGCGCGCGAACGTGGCCAGCCTGCGCGAGGTGCTGCGCTTTGGCGCCGTGCTCGCACCCTTCGCGGGGGTGGTGAGCGCGCGCACGGTGGATCTCGGCGCACTCGTGGTGGCCGGCGCCGCGGCCGCGGCGCGGCCGCTGCTCACGCTCATCCAGACGGATACGCTGCGCGTCATGCTGCAGGTGCCGCAGAGTGCGGCCTCCCGCGTGCGCGCGGGGCTGCCGGTACGGGTCATGGTCCGGGAGACCGGCGATAGTGCCATTACCGGGGTGGTCGCGCGTACCGCCGGCGCCATCGATCCCGCCACCCGCACGCTGCTCACGGAGGTGCACGTGATCAACCGTACCAGGCGGCTGCTCCCCGGCATGTTCGCGCAGGTGGCCTTCATCGTGCCCGTCGGCGCCCCGACGCTGCGCATTCCCGCGATTGCCCTCATCGTGCGCGGAGAGGGAACCCTGGTGGCGCGGGTGCAGGACAACGTCGTGCAGCTGGTGCCCGTCACGCTGGGACGCGACTTCGGCACGTCGGTTGAAGTGCTGGACGGCGTGGCCGCCGGCGATGCGCTCGTGGTGAATCCGGTGGAGTCGTTGAGCGACGGCCTGCGCGTGCGCGCAATAGCGCGCGGTGCCGGCAAGACCGGCAGCGACGCGGCCAGGTAA
- a CDS encoding pirin family protein: MSIRPVKRIVTAQPTMEGAGVHLHRGFGFGETSETDPFLLFDDFRGDDPRQYQAGFPWHPHRGIETITYVLAGNVEHADSLGNRGLLGAGDVQWMTAGSGIIHHEMPQGDAQGRMHGFQLWANLPSAQKMVAPRYQDVQAKEIAEIIDDDGTTVRVICGEFWGKRGPVDGIAADPCYLDVSVPAGVRKSLPVDAYRSTFAYIFQGSGTFRHASDPMGVLTERTAGNDDDLVRDRSGNRSLIFFDTGDDVVVRAGEEGIRFLLVSGTPIKEPVAWYGPIVMNTQAELQEAVRELRAGTFIKH; encoded by the coding sequence GTGTCCATTCGTCCCGTCAAGCGCATCGTCACCGCCCAGCCCACCATGGAAGGGGCCGGTGTACACCTGCATCGTGGGTTCGGGTTCGGGGAAACCAGCGAAACCGATCCGTTCCTGCTTTTCGACGATTTCCGCGGCGACGACCCGCGGCAGTATCAGGCGGGATTCCCCTGGCACCCGCATCGCGGCATCGAAACCATCACCTACGTCCTCGCCGGCAACGTCGAACACGCCGACTCCCTGGGCAATCGCGGCCTGCTCGGCGCGGGCGACGTGCAGTGGATGACCGCCGGCAGCGGTATCATCCACCACGAAATGCCGCAGGGCGACGCGCAAGGGCGCATGCACGGCTTCCAGCTGTGGGCCAACCTGCCCTCGGCGCAGAAAATGGTGGCGCCGCGCTATCAGGATGTGCAGGCCAAGGAGATCGCGGAAATCATCGACGATGACGGCACCACGGTGCGCGTGATCTGCGGAGAATTCTGGGGGAAGCGCGGTCCCGTGGATGGCATTGCCGCCGACCCCTGCTACCTCGATGTGTCCGTGCCGGCCGGCGTGAGGAAGTCACTGCCGGTGGACGCGTATCGCAGCACCTTCGCCTACATTTTTCAGGGCAGCGGCACGTTCCGGCACGCCTCCGATCCCATGGGCGTGCTCACCGAGCGCACCGCGGGCAACGACGACGACCTGGTGCGCGACCGCAGCGGCAACCGATCACTCATTTTCTTCGACACGGGCGATGACGTGGTCGTGCGTGCCGGCGAAGAGGGGATCCGCTTCCTGCTGGTCAGCGGCACGCCCATCAAGGAACCCGTCGCATGGTATGGTCCGATCGTGATGAATACCCAGGCCGAGTTGCAGGAGGCGGTGCGCGAACTGCGCGCGGGCACGTTCATCAAGCATTGA
- a CDS encoding DUF481 domain-containing protein produces MVRLSLPMALALSACTALAQDAPKKNLEFSGTAGFAQTSGNASAISTNFGNKVKYTAKGWTLNEDLAFFYGEANDDVNANFWNGGLRAERALHPRLGVFVATRFDRNVLQGIASRFEEGFGLDAKVIATKRDQLNMQFGGSLFQQRLTPGSTVSARRNFPAARLGLDYKHLFTDLAYLQQTGEYLPNLAESGTYLVNTETSLVAPLSKRLAVKLGYVIRYNSAPPVRNDVPLKTTDTFFSSGITFSY; encoded by the coding sequence ATGGTTCGCCTCTCCCTCCCCATGGCGCTCGCGCTTTCGGCTTGCACGGCGCTCGCGCAGGATGCACCCAAGAAGAACCTCGAGTTCTCCGGCACCGCCGGCTTCGCCCAAACGAGCGGCAACGCGAGCGCCATCAGCACCAACTTCGGCAACAAGGTCAAGTACACCGCCAAGGGGTGGACGCTCAACGAGGATCTCGCGTTCTTCTACGGCGAAGCCAATGACGACGTGAACGCGAACTTCTGGAACGGCGGCCTGCGCGCCGAACGGGCGCTGCATCCGCGTCTGGGCGTATTCGTGGCCACGCGCTTCGATCGCAACGTGCTGCAGGGGATCGCCAGCCGCTTCGAGGAAGGCTTCGGTCTCGACGCCAAGGTCATCGCCACCAAGCGCGATCAGCTCAACATGCAGTTCGGTGGCTCGCTCTTTCAGCAGCGCCTCACACCGGGGTCTACCGTGAGCGCCAGGCGCAATTTCCCGGCGGCGCGCCTGGGACTCGACTACAAGCACCTGTTCACCGACCTCGCCTACCTGCAGCAGACGGGGGAGTATCTCCCCAATCTCGCCGAAAGCGGTACGTATCTGGTCAACACGGAAACCTCCCTCGTTGCGCCGCTCTCCAAGCGCCTCGCCGTGAAGCTCGGCTACGTCATCCGGTACAACAGCGCGCCGCCGGTCCGCAACGACGTGCCCCTCAAGACCACCGACACGTTCTTCTCCAGCGGCATCACATTTTCCTATTGA
- a CDS encoding serine/threonine-protein kinase → MSLPESSAPDDLAAFRAALRGQYAIQRELGRGGMGIVLLGRDERLDRLVAIKVLPPHLAVDGDTRERFLREARMAAQLSHPNIVPVYRADELGGYAFFAMGFVDGETLGDRIRDRGTLPAGEVVRVLREVAWALAYAHARSIVHRDIKPDNILLERASGHAIVSDFGIARADFNPALTQDGLVLGTVHFMSPEQASGETLDGRSDLYALGCIGFLALAGRLPFEGTSPQGILVSHATKEPPSLRSVAPGVSPALAAVIDRCLRKRPAERFENGEALAEALGKALQTMDTEECDTPGTAVLSSAEAAAVWRRAAELQAEAAERLEQRMRTGTETPTLMPGTTAGTMDSAEMGTEPRDAYRLRDVEAAAVEAGISQRYVALALDELRAQPGAVAVAPDISAFKERFATRLLGTAQRTLSVTRRFALPPRAALSALGRTWQGFPWSLTLRDTLGGHPLDGGVMVFDLPGMTSNTDYKWTWTRYGVYVPQVRASLAAVAGDSRACEVTMAIDLRAGLGVNLWGYGLVAGGGAGLAGLLGAVAGKAALGLAGLTLLGPAAAAAIVGGAALAASSGPLYRWEIRKAEAELRSALAAIDAGLRALDIFGEAPPPLPPPASHGGGDLIGMV, encoded by the coding sequence ATGAGCCTGCCCGAATCCAGCGCCCCCGACGATCTGGCCGCCTTCCGCGCCGCCCTGCGTGGCCAGTATGCCATTCAGCGTGAACTCGGGCGGGGGGGCATGGGGATCGTGCTCCTGGGCCGGGATGAGCGGCTCGACCGCTTGGTCGCCATCAAGGTGCTGCCGCCGCACCTCGCGGTAGACGGCGACACGCGGGAGCGCTTCCTCCGCGAGGCCCGCATGGCCGCGCAGCTGTCGCACCCCAACATCGTGCCGGTATATCGCGCCGATGAGCTCGGCGGCTACGCGTTCTTTGCCATGGGCTTCGTGGACGGCGAAACGCTGGGCGATCGCATCCGTGATCGCGGCACCCTCCCGGCCGGGGAGGTCGTGCGCGTGTTGCGCGAGGTGGCCTGGGCGCTGGCGTACGCGCATGCCCGCAGCATCGTGCATCGGGACATCAAGCCGGACAACATCCTGCTCGAACGGGCGTCGGGGCACGCGATCGTGAGCGATTTCGGCATCGCGCGCGCCGACTTCAATCCCGCGCTCACGCAGGACGGCCTCGTGTTGGGCACGGTGCACTTCATGAGCCCCGAACAGGCGAGCGGGGAAACGCTCGATGGCCGCAGTGACCTGTACGCGCTGGGTTGCATCGGCTTTCTCGCGCTCGCGGGGCGTCTCCCCTTCGAGGGGACGAGCCCGCAGGGGATCCTCGTGTCGCATGCCACCAAGGAGCCACCGAGCCTGCGGAGCGTGGCGCCCGGCGTGTCGCCAGCGCTGGCCGCCGTGATCGATCGCTGCCTGCGCAAGCGTCCCGCGGAACGCTTCGAAAATGGCGAGGCACTGGCCGAGGCGCTGGGGAAGGCGCTGCAGACCATGGATACCGAAGAATGCGATACGCCAGGCACCGCGGTGCTGTCGAGCGCTGAAGCCGCGGCCGTATGGCGCCGGGCCGCCGAGCTGCAGGCCGAGGCCGCCGAGCGCCTCGAGCAGCGCATGCGCACCGGCACCGAGACGCCGACGCTCATGCCGGGTACTACCGCCGGCACGATGGACAGCGCCGAGATGGGGACGGAACCCCGCGATGCCTACCGGCTGCGGGATGTCGAAGCGGCAGCCGTTGAGGCCGGCATTTCGCAGCGCTATGTCGCGCTCGCCCTCGACGAACTCCGGGCTCAGCCCGGTGCGGTGGCCGTCGCGCCGGACATCTCCGCGTTCAAGGAACGCTTCGCCACCCGCCTCCTCGGCACCGCGCAGCGCACGCTGTCCGTGACGCGCCGCTTCGCGTTGCCGCCGAGGGCAGCATTGTCGGCGCTGGGTCGCACCTGGCAGGGCTTCCCGTGGTCGCTTACCCTCCGCGATACCCTCGGCGGGCACCCCCTCGACGGTGGGGTCATGGTGTTCGACCTCCCCGGGATGACCTCAAACACCGACTACAAGTGGACGTGGACGCGTTACGGCGTCTACGTGCCGCAGGTGCGAGCGTCGCTGGCTGCGGTGGCCGGTGATTCGCGCGCCTGCGAGGTCACCATGGCCATCGACCTGCGCGCTGGCCTCGGGGTGAACCTGTGGGGCTACGGCCTCGTGGCCGGGGGCGGGGCCGGTCTGGCGGGGCTCTTGGGCGCCGTGGCCGGTAAGGCCGCCCTGGGACTGGCCGGCCTCACCCTCTTGGGCCCGGCCGCCGCCGCCGCGATCGTCGGCGGGGCGGCGCTGGCGGCGAGCAGCGGCCCGCTCTACCGGTGGGAGATCCGGAAGGCCGAGGCCGAGCTGCGTTCCGCCCTCGCCGCCATCGATGCCGGACTGCGCGCGCTTGACATCTTCGGTGAAGCCCCGCCGCCGTTGCCGCCACCTGCCAGCCATGGCGGGGGCGACCTGATCGGAATGGTCTGA
- the soxC gene encoding sulfite dehydrogenase, translating to MDAPPTPSDASPPRESHTRDSRTGDSLSRRSLLRTGGLLAGAALTPSLLGAVAQDTVPTAAPLPDPTRTPGAPSDSLGTRSPFETPRLTPVGVTGGSSWTPHHLLHGTITPADLHFQRHHNGIPAIDPARHTVTIHGLVERPLEFTLEELKRFPSVTRTCFIECSGNGGRAWNNPKPEMSPQVVDGLTSNSEWTGVAVSTLLRAVGAKPNGTWVLAEGGDAAVMTRSVPTSKMLDDALLVYAQNGEALRPANGYPVRLLLPGWEGNMCVKWLRRLEVMDQPAMTREETSKYTDPLPGGRARQFSFVMDVKSLITSPSYPGTLPGRGWHAIRGLAWSGRGPITRVDVSTDGGRTWHAAALPNGAPPLAHTRFEYLWQWDGTPARLLSRAVDQTGAVQPTADEFRRVRGDAPGYHYTAIRAWDVAADGTVTFGGG from the coding sequence GTGGACGCGCCGCCAACCCCTTCCGATGCTTCGCCGCCGCGCGAATCGCACACGCGCGATTCGCGTACGGGCGATTCGCTCTCGCGACGCTCCCTGCTGCGCACCGGTGGTCTCCTCGCCGGGGCAGCGCTCACGCCGTCGTTGCTCGGCGCCGTGGCCCAGGACACCGTGCCCACGGCGGCGCCGCTGCCCGACCCCACGCGCACACCGGGTGCGCCCAGCGACTCGCTTGGCACCCGCTCCCCCTTCGAGACCCCGCGGCTCACGCCCGTGGGAGTCACCGGGGGATCGTCGTGGACGCCGCATCATCTGCTGCACGGTACCATCACGCCGGCCGACCTGCACTTTCAGCGCCATCACAACGGCATCCCGGCCATCGACCCGGCGCGGCATACCGTCACCATCCACGGCCTGGTCGAACGCCCACTCGAGTTCACCCTCGAGGAGTTGAAGCGATTTCCCTCCGTGACGCGCACCTGCTTCATCGAGTGTTCCGGCAATGGCGGGCGCGCGTGGAACAACCCCAAGCCCGAGATGTCCCCGCAGGTGGTGGACGGACTCACTAGCAACAGCGAGTGGACCGGTGTGGCCGTCTCCACGCTGCTGCGTGCGGTGGGCGCCAAGCCGAACGGAACGTGGGTCCTGGCGGAAGGCGGTGACGCCGCGGTGATGACGCGCAGCGTCCCCACCAGCAAGATGCTCGACGATGCGCTGCTGGTGTACGCGCAGAACGGGGAGGCGCTGCGTCCCGCCAACGGCTATCCGGTGCGACTGCTGCTCCCCGGGTGGGAAGGCAACATGTGCGTGAAGTGGCTACGGCGGCTCGAGGTCATGGACCAACCGGCCATGACGCGCGAGGAAACCTCCAAGTACACCGATCCTTTGCCGGGCGGCCGGGCGCGTCAGTTCAGCTTCGTCATGGACGTGAAGTCGCTCATCACCTCGCCGTCGTACCCGGGCACGCTTCCCGGTCGTGGGTGGCACGCCATTCGTGGCCTCGCGTGGAGCGGTCGCGGCCCCATTACGCGTGTGGATGTATCCACTGATGGTGGGCGCACGTGGCACGCCGCCGCACTCCCCAACGGCGCGCCACCGCTGGCGCACACGCGCTTCGAGTATCTGTGGCAATGGGACGGCACACCGGCGCGCCTGCTCAGTCGCGCCGTAGACCAGACCGGAGCCGTGCAGCCGACCGCCGACGAATTTCGGCGCGTGCGCGGTGACGCACCGGGGTACCACTACACCGCCATTCGCGCGTGGGACGTGGCCGCCGATGGGACCGTCACCTTTGGAGGGGGCTGA
- a CDS encoding TonB-dependent receptor — protein MYPQSRFLRALGAVVVAAAATAAAPAPAYAQTAPSPVAGISGLTIRGQVVDPDGKPIVGAELRLTDPNGRLVLGRTAAEGRFAIEAPGLGRFTLQARAIGFVAAVLDVTVPTGDAPVRLRLVRQQQLSTVQVIGGTTGSRDLHPGADALLGAVSVLGGDQIARENVAFAQELLRKVPGVYRAEFNQGIVSGDIGIRGFNTESEIASTKLLIDGIPSNLNSGVSEMNALFPLEIGRIDVVRGTNDPRFGMFNLAGNVSVETAQATGTYVTSRLQGGSFGTQEAQVLGGVTAGGFSQTLFAGARRSDGYRANSASDKWTASGKWFYTSDSARVRVGLIARTHRLDTDAPGYLTRNESRRTPQFSPAFSSTDGGTVDSDHGSLHLDVRQTATLVWSLKAYTQRFDRIRYVRFTAAGAQQERIEDERQTGAIATATWRPARLAAKQFVLTGGADVQQQRNEQFRFRTLERVRQATLRDFDFSLDNAGAFVQASGAPTEWLTLSAGIRADQLRGSFTNNLPAPSTLPILDYGTITQPKLSAGIRMNDRLSAYANYGRGFQIGTGVAAYGRAPLRASVNDGAEVGLVAQPTSAWSVRAGYWEQRASDEVRLRFDNSGDSENVGRTRRAGLDVESTLRVSNAVQFWVAGTSQRAELTEPGARNAAVKGNLLNHVPSWTVKYGAEWAPRAGITASAWAYAQGDYHLTQQNDRGRWGGMHTVNADVSWRWRAAAVGLGVTNLFDRYMEYVWWDGAQTLHSPASARALFLTLTLDR, from the coding sequence GTGTATCCGCAATCGCGCTTTCTCCGTGCCCTGGGCGCGGTCGTTGTTGCCGCCGCCGCTACTGCCGCTGCCCCTGCCCCTGCATACGCCCAAACGGCTCCGTCCCCGGTCGCGGGAATCTCGGGGCTGACGATTCGCGGCCAGGTGGTCGATCCAGACGGCAAGCCGATTGTCGGGGCCGAGCTGCGCCTGACCGATCCGAATGGTCGCCTCGTCCTGGGGCGCACGGCCGCAGAGGGGCGCTTTGCAATCGAGGCGCCCGGGCTGGGGCGGTTCACGCTGCAGGCGCGCGCCATCGGGTTCGTGGCCGCCGTCCTCGATGTCACGGTGCCAACGGGCGACGCGCCGGTCCGGCTGCGCCTGGTTCGGCAGCAGCAGCTGAGCACGGTGCAGGTCATTGGTGGCACCACCGGTTCGCGTGACCTGCATCCCGGCGCCGATGCGCTGCTGGGCGCGGTCTCGGTGCTCGGCGGCGATCAGATTGCCCGCGAAAACGTGGCCTTTGCGCAGGAACTGCTGCGCAAGGTCCCCGGCGTGTATCGCGCCGAGTTCAACCAGGGCATTGTGTCGGGTGACATCGGCATTCGCGGCTTCAATACCGAAAGCGAGATCGCCAGCACCAAGCTGCTCATCGATGGCATCCCGTCAAACCTGAACAGCGGGGTCAGCGAGATGAACGCGCTGTTCCCGCTGGAAATCGGGCGCATCGACGTGGTGCGCGGCACCAACGACCCACGGTTCGGCATGTTCAACCTCGCCGGGAACGTGTCGGTGGAGACGGCGCAGGCGACGGGCACCTACGTGACCTCGCGCTTGCAGGGTGGCTCGTTCGGCACACAGGAGGCGCAGGTCCTCGGTGGGGTCACGGCCGGCGGCTTCAGTCAGACGCTCTTCGCGGGCGCCCGCCGGTCGGACGGGTATCGCGCCAACTCCGCTTCCGACAAGTGGACCGCGTCGGGCAAGTGGTTCTACACGTCCGACAGTGCGCGAGTACGCGTGGGCCTCATTGCCCGTACGCATCGGTTGGACACCGACGCGCCGGGCTACCTGACGCGCAACGAGTCGCGCCGCACGCCGCAGTTCTCCCCGGCGTTCTCGTCGACCGACGGCGGCACCGTCGACAGTGATCACGGCAGCCTGCATCTCGACGTGCGCCAGACGGCGACGCTGGTCTGGTCGCTCAAGGCCTACACGCAGCGGTTCGATCGCATTCGCTACGTGCGTTTCACGGCGGCCGGTGCCCAGCAGGAGCGCATCGAAGACGAGCGCCAGACGGGTGCCATTGCCACGGCCACGTGGCGTCCGGCCCGACTGGCGGCCAAGCAGTTCGTGCTGACCGGCGGTGCGGATGTGCAGCAGCAGCGCAACGAGCAGTTCCGCTTTCGCACGCTCGAGCGCGTGCGGCAGGCCACGCTGCGCGACTTCGACTTCTCCCTCGACAATGCCGGCGCGTTCGTGCAGGCGAGCGGGGCGCCCACGGAATGGCTGACGCTGTCGGCCGGTATTCGCGCCGATCAGCTGCGCGGGTCGTTCACCAACAACCTGCCGGCGCCCAGCACGCTGCCCATCCTCGACTACGGCACGATCACGCAACCGAAGCTGAGCGCGGGCATCCGCATGAATGACCGTCTGAGTGCCTACGCGAACTACGGGCGCGGTTTCCAGATCGGTACGGGCGTGGCCGCGTATGGCCGGGCGCCCCTGCGGGCGTCGGTAAACGATGGTGCCGAAGTGGGTCTCGTGGCCCAGCCCACCAGCGCCTGGTCGGTGCGCGCGGGCTACTGGGAACAGCGCGCCTCCGACGAGGTGCGGTTGCGCTTCGACAACTCGGGTGATAGCGAGAACGTGGGACGCACCCGCCGTGCGGGGCTGGATGTCGAAAGCACTCTGCGCGTCTCGAACGCGGTGCAGTTCTGGGTGGCCGGCACGTCGCAGCGAGCGGAGCTCACCGAACCTGGTGCGCGCAACGCCGCCGTGAAGGGGAACCTGCTGAACCACGTGCCGTCGTGGACGGTCAAGTACGGCGCGGAATGGGCGCCGCGTGCCGGCATCACGGCCTCGGCGTGGGCCTACGCCCAGGGTGACTATCACCTCACGCAGCAGAACGACCGCGGCCGGTGGGGCGGCATGCACACCGTGAACGCCGACGTGTCGTGGCGTTGGCGTGCGGCCGCCGTGGGATTGGGTGTCACCAACCTGTTCGACCGCTACATGGAGTACGTGTGGTGGGACGGCGCCCAGACGCTGCATTCGCCCGCTTCCGCCCGCGCACTGTTCCTGACGCTCACGCTCGACCGCTGA